The genomic DNA GCCGTTGTGGACCCCGGGGGTTAACCGAGCCTGTCCGCCAGCCAGTTTTCCAGCAGAAAATGGGCAATGGCGCCCGGACGGGCGGGGTTAATCTCGGGGTGTTGCCCGGCGAATACATCGGCCATCTCTTCGCGGGTCACCCAGCGGGCATCCTCGATCTCGACGGGGTCGATGGTGATCTCGCGGGTTGTGGCCTCGCCCGCCATGCCGCACATCAGGGACGCGGGAAACGGCCAGGGCTGGCTCGCCAGATAGCGCACGGGGCCAACGCGCACGCCCGCCTCTTCAAAGACCTCGCGGCGCACCGCGGCCTCCAGCGTCTCGCCCGGCTCCACGAAACCGGCCAGCAGGGAATACATCCGCTCCGGCCACCCGGGAGAGCGCCCCACCAGCACCGCGTTGCCGCTGGTGATCAGCATGATGACGACCGGGTCCGTGCGCGGAAAATGGTGCCGCCCGCAGGCCGCACAATCGCGCTGCCAGCCGCCCAGTGTCGCCTTGGACGCGGCCCCGCAATTGGCACAGAACCGGTGGCTGCCGTGCCACATGAACAGCGCCCGCGCGGTCGCGGCCAGTTCCGCGTCCAGCGGCGACAGATGCGTCATGGCGTTGCGCAGCTCTGTAAAGACCGGGCCATCCGGCAGGGCGGGATGCACCTGCAGCGTGGCATCGCGAAATCCGTCCAGTGCTGCGTCCGCGTCCATCGGCGGTGCCCAGCCCGACAGGTCGGCGGCAAAGACCGCCGCCCCGTTGATGCGTCCCAGCAGCAGCCGGTCGGGGGCCGCGTCCGCCAGTATCGGGTGGTCGTGCGGCACCATGACCAGACGGTCGGCGTCCAGCAGCGGCTTGCCCCGCCACAACAGGATCGTCTGCGATGCGGCCTCGGCCTGACGGACCTCAGCCGTGCCGCGCCACTCCGCGGCCCGATCCAGTCCGCCGCCCGCAAATGTCACTGTTTCCGCGATTTTCATGGCGCTGACTTCGCATGCCGCGCGAAAAAGCACAATTGGTTGGATGTCTGACGTTTCAGGCGATGCAATCGGCAACCGCAAGTTGCGAATCACGTGGAAGTCGTTTCTTCTGCATGACGTGACGGAAGTGTCTGCCTCTCCTCGGCCCACGGGCCACCTGCGTCTGATCCAGACCACGGATCTGCACATGCATCTCATGGCGTTCGATTACCTGCTGGACAGGCCGAATGCGCAGCAGGGGCTCGTGGCGCTTGCCCCCCTGATCGCCACGGCAAGACAGCAGGTCGCGGCGTCGGTGCTGTGCGATACCGGCGATTTCCTGCAAGGCACCCCGCTGGCGGACGACATCGCCGGCCGCCGCATGCTGCCGCATCCGATGGTGCAGGCGTTCAATACCCTTCGCTACGATGCGGTCACTCTCGGCAACCATGACTTCGATTATGGCCTGCCCTATCTGCGCGCCGTGCTGGCCGACCTGCACGCGCCCGTCGTCTCGGCCAACCTCAAGGCCGATGGCAACGCGCCCTTCGCGGCCCCCTGGACGCTGGTGACGCGTCAGGTCGCCTGTTCCGACGGCCAGACCCGCGACCTGCGCGTCGGGATCATCGGTTTCGGGCCGCCGCAGATTGCCGATTGGGGCGCCGCCTGGCTGCACGGCATGGTGACGACCGACGACATCATCGCAACGGCCCGCCAAGAGGTGCCGCTGCTGCGCGCCGCCGGGGCCGATGTGATCGTGGCCCTGTGCCACGGCGGTCCGGCGGCCGGGGCCGATTCGGCGGAAAATGCCGCCCTGCAACTGGCCGCGCTGCCGCAGATCGACGTCGTGCTGATGGGTCACATGCACGAGGTCTTTCCCGGCACCGCCTTCGGCCCGATGCCGCAGGTCGATCCCCACCGCGGCACACTGGCCGGAAAGCCCGCCATGATGGCCGGCGCACATGGCAAGGAGGTGGGCATCCTCGACCTGACCCTCTCGGTCGCGGCGCCTGACGCCGACGGGTCACAGCCCGCGCGGCCGATGTGGCGGGTCGTTGACCATCGGTGCAAGGTCATCAGACCGTCTGAACCCGCCGTGGCGCCCAGCATCCTGTCGCGGCTTCTGCACAACAGGCTGGCGCTGCCCCATGCGGCGACGCTGGACCGGCTGCGCCAACCGATCGGCCAGACGCCGGTCGCGCTGACCAGCCACTTTGCCGCCATCGGCGCCGACATGACCGCCCCCCTGCTGGCCCAGGTCCAGATCGAGGCGATCAGCGCGGCCCTGGCCGGCACCCCCCATGCCGGTCTGCCGGTCCTCGCCACCACCGCGCCGTTCCGGGCGGGCGGTCATGGCGGGCCGGACAACTACATCGCGATCTCGCCGGGACCGCTACGGCGGCGGGATTGTGCCGCCATCGTCCCCTTCGACAACCCGATCTGCGCCGTGCTGCGCCGGGGCTGGCAAATCCGGGCGTGGCTGGAATGCTGCAGCGCCTTCTTTGCCACGCTGACCCCCGGGCGCACCGATCAGGCGCTGCTGAACCCGCGCATGGCGCCTTATCACTTCGATACGCTGCACGGCCTGCAGTACCGGATCGACCTGACGGTCCCACCCGCCCTGCCCGGTGCGCCACCGTCGCGGCACCGCCGGATCACCGAACTGACGCTGCGGGGCCGGGCTCTGGACGACGATGCCCTGTGCGTCGTGGCCACCAGCAGTTACCGCGCGCACGGCGGCGGCGGGATCATTGCCGTGCCGCCGCAGGATATCGTCCACACCTCGC from Loktanella sp. M215 includes the following:
- the nudC gene encoding NAD(+) diphosphatase; the protein is MKIAETVTFAGGGLDRAAEWRGTAEVRQAEAASQTILLWRGKPLLDADRLVMVPHDHPILADAAPDRLLLGRINGAAVFAADLSGWAPPMDADAALDGFRDATLQVHPALPDGPVFTELRNAMTHLSPLDAELAATARALFMWHGSHRFCANCGAASKATLGGWQRDCAACGRHHFPRTDPVVIMLITSGNAVLVGRSPGWPERMYSLLAGFVEPGETLEAAVRREVFEEAGVRVGPVRYLASQPWPFPASLMCGMAGEATTREITIDPVEIEDARWVTREEMADVFAGQHPEINPARPGAIAHFLLENWLADRLG
- a CDS encoding 5'-nucleotidase C-terminal domain-containing protein, which encodes MSDVSGDAIGNRKLRITWKSFLLHDVTEVSASPRPTGHLRLIQTTDLHMHLMAFDYLLDRPNAQQGLVALAPLIATARQQVAASVLCDTGDFLQGTPLADDIAGRRMLPHPMVQAFNTLRYDAVTLGNHDFDYGLPYLRAVLADLHAPVVSANLKADGNAPFAAPWTLVTRQVACSDGQTRDLRVGIIGFGPPQIADWGAAWLHGMVTTDDIIATARQEVPLLRAAGADVIVALCHGGPAAGADSAENAALQLAALPQIDVVLMGHMHEVFPGTAFGPMPQVDPHRGTLAGKPAMMAGAHGKEVGILDLTLSVAAPDADGSQPARPMWRVVDHRCKVIRPSEPAVAPSILSRLLHNRLALPHAATLDRLRQPIGQTPVALTSHFAAIGADMTAPLLAQVQIEAISAALAGTPHAGLPVLATTAPFRAGGHGGPDNYIAISPGPLRRRDCAAIVPFDNPICAVLRRGWQIRAWLECCSAFFATLTPGRTDQALLNPRMAPYHFDTLHGLQYRIDLTVPPALPGAPPSRHRRITELTLRGRALDDDALCVVATSSYRAHGGGGIIAVPPQDIVHTSRDGLRTMLMQALHRSQGAVASAPQPWTFAPLPGTTARFTSSPQARDTLADHPHVTFAGLQDDGFASYRIAFCDVSGLHAPITAAI